From a region of the Odoribacter splanchnicus DSM 20712 genome:
- a CDS encoding ATP-binding protein: protein MKRFILQQLIEWKNREDRKPLILNGARQVGKTWLLHEFAKLEYKKEAYVVCRKNNLARQLFSQDFNVDRILRGLRAMTSVDITPGDTLIILDEIQDIPEALESLKYFKEEVPEYHIAVAGSLLGISLHQDVSYPVGKVNVINIFPMNFEEFLVAKGEEEACKLLMSGDFETISLLHDKYTDLLRQYYYVGGMPEVVLKYVETDSLLEVRRIQSEILQGYDLDFSKHAPKEQVPRVRMVWNSIPSQLFKENKKFIYGALRKGARANDFEMAIQWLVNAGLLYKVPRCTKPELPLDIYEDLSAFKLYMVDLGLMGAMVKTDPAQVLIKNDIFKEYKGGMTEQYVLQQMKSKGVSPIYYHNTDNSRLELDFVIQRNAQMVPIEVKAEGNVRANSLTALLGKRPELHAERFSMLPYKVQGNLTNFPLYAI from the coding sequence GCAACAACTTATAGAATGGAAAAACCGTGAGGATAGAAAACCTCTGATTTTAAATGGTGCCCGACAAGTTGGGAAAACATGGCTGCTCCATGAGTTTGCCAAACTTGAATACAAAAAAGAGGCTTATGTGGTATGCCGTAAGAATAACCTTGCACGCCAGCTTTTTTCTCAGGATTTCAATGTTGACAGAATTTTACGGGGGCTGCGTGCGATGACTTCCGTTGACATTACTCCGGGTGATACGCTTATTATCCTTGATGAGATACAAGATATCCCGGAAGCACTGGAATCTTTGAAGTATTTTAAAGAGGAGGTTCCGGAGTATCATATAGCTGTGGCAGGTTCACTTTTGGGGATATCCCTTCATCAGGATGTGTCTTATCCCGTAGGGAAGGTAAATGTCATCAATATATTTCCTATGAACTTTGAAGAGTTTCTTGTCGCCAAGGGAGAAGAAGAAGCTTGTAAATTGCTTATGAGTGGGGATTTTGAAACGATAAGCCTCCTGCATGACAAATATACGGATCTCCTTCGGCAATATTATTATGTAGGTGGTATGCCGGAAGTTGTACTCAAATATGTAGAAACGGATTCCTTGCTGGAAGTCAGAAGAATACAGTCGGAGATTTTGCAAGGCTATGATCTTGACTTCTCAAAACATGCGCCCAAAGAACAGGTTCCGCGTGTCCGAATGGTATGGAACAGCATTCCTTCCCAATTATTTAAAGAAAACAAGAAATTCATTTACGGAGCTTTGCGAAAAGGTGCCAGAGCCAATGATTTTGAGATGGCCATTCAATGGCTTGTAAATGCCGGGTTGTTGTATAAAGTGCCTCGATGTACCAAACCGGAGCTTCCGCTTGATATTTATGAAGACCTGTCGGCTTTCAAACTCTATATGGTTGATTTGGGGCTTATGGGTGCTATGGTCAAGACAGATCCGGCCCAAGTCTTGATTAAAAACGACATATTTAAGGAATACAAGGGAGGAATGACTGAACAGTATGTATTGCAGCAGATGAAAAGTAAGGGCGTGTCACCGATTTATTACCATAACACAGACAATTCGCGTCTTGAGTTGGATTTTGTTATTCAACGTAATGCCCAAATGGTGCCGATAGAAGTGAAGGCCGAAGGGAATGTCCGGGCCAATTCGTTGACAGCATTACTGGGAAAAAGACCGGAATTGCATGCGGAGAGATTTTCTATGTTGCCTTATAAAGTACAGGGTAATCTTACAAATTTTCCGCTATATGCAATATAG